A part of Arthrobacter dokdonellae genomic DNA contains:
- a CDS encoding acetyl-CoA C-acetyltransferase has protein sequence MTAQDNAANGSNSVEVVILAGARTPQGRLNGQLAPFSAVELGTKAIAAALERSGVKASDVDHVIMGQVLQAGAGQNPARQSSVGAGIGWNVPAVTLNKVCLSGLTAVIDAARMIRSGDADVVVAGGQESMTRAPHLLPGSRQGWTYGAVQALDVAAHDGLTDAFDGESMGLSTERGNIRLNISRTAQDEVAAASHRRAAEAQQTGAFDGEIVPVSVPQRKGDPLVLTLDEGVRAQTSIESLAPLRPAFSADGAITAGNSSPLSDGAAAMVVASRSYAEAHGLPWLAVVGAPGQVAGPDNSLHSQPSHAIQSALKKAGWSAEELDFIEINEAFGSVAVQSLRDLDYPLEKCNIHGGAIALGHPIGASGARLALHAASELARRGAGRAAVALCGGGGQGEALLLFRNA, from the coding sequence ATGACAGCACAAGACAATGCGGCAAACGGAAGCAATTCCGTGGAGGTCGTCATTCTCGCCGGGGCACGGACCCCGCAGGGACGGCTGAACGGGCAGCTGGCGCCTTTCTCCGCCGTCGAGCTCGGGACCAAGGCCATCGCCGCCGCCTTGGAGCGTTCCGGCGTCAAGGCGTCCGACGTCGACCATGTCATCATGGGGCAGGTGTTGCAGGCGGGTGCCGGCCAAAACCCGGCCCGCCAAAGTTCCGTTGGCGCCGGGATTGGCTGGAACGTGCCTGCCGTGACCCTGAACAAGGTGTGCCTTTCGGGGCTGACCGCGGTGATCGACGCCGCCCGGATGATCCGCAGCGGCGACGCCGACGTGGTGGTGGCCGGCGGCCAGGAATCCATGACCCGGGCCCCCCACCTGCTTCCCGGCTCCCGTCAGGGCTGGACCTACGGCGCCGTGCAGGCCTTGGACGTCGCGGCCCACGACGGGCTCACCGACGCCTTTGACGGCGAGTCCATGGGCCTGTCCACGGAACGGGGCAACATCCGCCTCAACATCAGCCGCACGGCACAGGACGAGGTCGCCGCGGCCTCACACCGCAGGGCCGCGGAGGCACAGCAGACGGGCGCTTTCGACGGCGAGATCGTCCCCGTCAGCGTCCCGCAGCGCAAGGGCGACCCCCTGGTGCTCACGCTCGACGAGGGCGTCCGGGCCCAAACCTCGATTGAATCCCTGGCCCCGCTGCGTCCGGCGTTCTCGGCCGACGGCGCCATTACGGCCGGCAACTCCTCCCCGCTGTCCGACGGCGCCGCGGCCATGGTGGTGGCCAGCCGGTCCTACGCGGAGGCTCACGGTCTCCCCTGGCTGGCCGTGGTCGGGGCCCCGGGCCAGGTGGCGGGCCCGGACAACTCGCTGCACTCACAACCGTCCCACGCCATCCAGAGTGCCCTGAAGAAGGCCGGATGGAGCGCCGAGGAGCTGGACTTCATCGAGATCAACGAGGCGTTTGGCTCGGTGGCCGTCCAGTCGCTGCGGGACCTGGACTACCCGCTCGAGAAATGCAACATCCACGGCGGCGCCATCGCCCTGGGGCATCCCATCGGAGCCTCCGGCGCGCGCCTGGCCCTGCATGCCGCCTCCGAGCTGGCACGGCGCGGGGCAGGCCGGGCCGCCGTGGCGCTGTGCGGCGGCGGCGGCCAGGGTGAGGCGCTGCTGCTGTTCCGGAACGCTTAG
- a CDS encoding VOC family protein — protein MDPDATVEFYTEVLGLQLPIDRRISVQPYIALTRGTIHANSCW, from the coding sequence GTGGACCCGGACGCCACCGTGGAGTTCTACACGGAAGTTCTTGGTCTTCAACTCCCCATTGATAGACGCATCAGCGTTCAGCCTTATATCGCACTGACGCGCGGCACCATCCATGCGAACTCGTGCTGGTGA
- a CDS encoding aminoacyl-tRNA deacylase → MGSARAGGTPTGRARVAADAAARGLAVEIIPRPVANSLAEAAALIGVTPSDIVKSLVVKRSDDTFLFALVPGGRTISWPKLRSVVGVNKLQMPKPDVALAATGYERGTITPLGSTTAWPVFVDESVAGRRVALGAGEHGYSMFVEADALISALDATVADISVPE, encoded by the coding sequence GTGGGCTCGGCCCGGGCCGGTGGAACACCGACCGGCCGGGCCCGGGTGGCCGCCGACGCCGCCGCCCGGGGCCTCGCGGTGGAAATCATCCCGCGGCCGGTTGCCAACTCGCTGGCCGAAGCCGCCGCGCTGATCGGCGTCACGCCGTCGGACATCGTCAAGTCGCTGGTGGTCAAGCGCAGCGACGACACGTTCCTGTTTGCCCTGGTGCCCGGCGGGCGCACCATCTCCTGGCCGAAGCTGCGCTCCGTGGTTGGCGTGAACAAACTGCAGATGCCCAAGCCGGACGTCGCCCTGGCCGCCACCGGCTACGAGCGGGGCACCATCACCCCGCTTGGAAGCACGACGGCGTGGCCCGTGTTTGTCGATGAAAGCGTGGCCGGGCGGCGGGTGGCCCTGGGGGCAGGCGAACACGGCTACAGCATGTTTGTCGAAGCGGACGCCCTCATCTCCGCCCTCGACGCCACCGTTGCGGACATCTCGGTTCCGGAGTAG
- the rplL gene encoding 50S ribosomal protein L7/L12 yields MAKLTNDELIEAFKELTIIELSEFVKKFEEVFEVTAAAVAVAGPAGGAAAEAEEEKTEFDVILEAAGDKKIAVIKEVRALTSLGLKEAKDVVDSAPKAVLEGATKEAAEKAKEALEAAGATVTVK; encoded by the coding sequence ATGGCTAAGCTCACCAACGACGAGCTCATTGAAGCTTTCAAGGAACTGACCATCATCGAACTCTCCGAGTTCGTGAAGAAGTTCGAAGAGGTCTTTGAAGTTACCGCTGCTGCTGTTGCAGTTGCCGGCCCCGCCGGCGGCGCTGCTGCCGAGGCCGAGGAAGAGAAGACCGAGTTCGACGTGATCCTCGAAGCCGCTGGCGACAAGAAGATTGCCGTCATCAAGGAGGTGCGCGCCCTGACCTCCCTCGGACTGAAGGAGGCCAAGGACGTCGTTGACTCCGCTCCCAAGGCTGTCCTCGAAGGCGCCACCAAGGAAGCTGCCGAGAAGGCCAAGGAAGCCCTCGAAGCTGCCGGCGCCACGGTTACCGTCAAGTAA